The Parambassis ranga chromosome 1, fParRan2.1, whole genome shotgun sequence genome includes a region encoding these proteins:
- the tmem176 gene encoding transmembrane protein 176 — MAVAVSRDLTVQVLEDVNVVKLNDRQQALHAAVQRGETKCLGVSQMMLGLMVMSYSIPLHFTELTEVITLGVPWWSGLMFMMAGVVAVVLEKHCTMKILQVCMMVSMVTVVLSVVALIIYSVDMSNHPEEPCLKTTHYSCNDKHYASTLSRGLKSSILLFTLVQTAISATLFSLLFRQRHSFGQYTSLTQSAPPTSTVTSSNQD; from the exons ATGGCGGTGGCAGTCTCCAGGGATCTGACAGTGCAGGTGCTGGAAGATGTGAACGTTGTCAAGCtgaatgacagacagcaggctcTACACGCTGCTGTCCAGAGAGGAGAAACCAAATGTCTGGGA GTGAGTCAGATGATGCTGGGGCTCATGGTAATGTCCTACTCCATTCCCCTGCACTTCACTGAGCTCACCGAAGTGATCACGCTGGGAGTTCCGTGGTGGAGTGGCCTGATG TTCATGATGGCAGGAGTGGTTGCTGTTGTTTTGGAGAAACATTGCACCATGAAAATT CTTCAGGTGTGTATGATGGTGAGCATGGTGACCGTTGTACTGTCAGTGGTGGCTTTGATCATCTACTCTGTGGACATGAGCAACCATCCAGAGGAGCCCTGCCTTAAGACGACGCATTATAGCTGTAATGACAAACACTACGCCTCG ACGCTGAGCAGGGGATTGAAGTCATCCAttctcctcttcactctggtgCAGACAGCCATCTCTGCCACCCTCTTCTCCCTGCTCttcagacagagacacagctttGGACAGTACACT tCTCTCACTCAATCTGCCCCACCCACCTCTACTGTTACATCCTCCAACCAGGACTAA
- the tmem109 gene encoding voltage-gated monoatomic cation channel TMEM109 — protein MSYSKQSVFVALYVLSVLVLSASGEEVFESRSGIIQELRTALADLAGEGRTYFGSLAGNQTLMMVQRAFSKVLSVVAGGLAGGLSVVLQHLSDLLQAAGLHVKLPFNRVTPEGLVFVAQWVLVAGVCYWLISLAFQLIASTLWQALRLLKIAVALACFGLILSDHRVGTETMVFRVAALVCVCILLGIGTSSGSNAGNKITHLEEHVKILERRLKEMERWTRTED, from the exons ATGTCTTATTCAAAACAAAGTGTTTTTGTAGCGCTGTATGTGCTGAGCGTCCTGGTATTATCTGCTTCAGGAGAGGAAGTGTTCGAGAGTCGATCCGGGATCATCCAGGAGCTCCGGACAGCCCTGGCAGACCTGGCCGGGGAGGGAAGGACCTACTTTGGCAGTCTTGCAGGGAACCAGACGCTTATGATGGTGCAGAGG GCCTTCTCTAAGGTTCTGAGTGTTGTTGCTGGAGGTTTGGCAGGTGGACTGAGCGTAGTACTGCAGCATCTCTCAGATCTCCTGCAGGCTGCTGGACTCCATG TCAAACTTCCATTCAACAGAGTAACCCCAGAGGGGCTGGTCTTTGTTGCTCAGTGGGTCCTTGTGGCTGGGGTTTGCTACTGGCTGATCTCTCTTGCCTTCCAGCTGATTGCCTCTACTTTGTGGCAGGCCCTGAGGCTGCTGAAGATAGCTGTGGCTCTGGCTTGTTTTGGACTCATCCTGAGCGACCACAGGGTCGGCACAGAGACAATGGTGTTTCGAGTAGCTGccctggtgtgtgtctgcatcttgTTGGGCATCGGTACTTCAAGTGGTTCTAATGCAGGTAATAAAATCACTCACCTGGAGGAGCATGTGAAGATCCTGGAGAGGCGATTGAAAGAGATGGAAAGGTGGACAAGGACAGAAGACTGA